In Microbacterium sp. ABRD28, the genomic stretch CTGGCCGGGGTCCTGCTTGGCGCCGGCGGTGATGACGATGACGTGCGACCCCTCGGCGACCGAGATGTCGCTGCCGCCCGTGATGTCGCTCCGCCCGGTGAACTGCGTGCCGTGGGCGAGGTCGAGCACTTCGGCGTCGACCTTCGCGGTGGCGATGTCGTAGAGGGCGACGTGGCGGGCCGAGCCCCGGATCAGTGCGGCGTAGGCGGTGCTCGCCCCGACGCTTCCCGCGCCGACGATGGTGACCTTGGAGTTCTCGATGACCGCCATGCGCTCAGTCTCCCAGCCGGCCGTGCGCGGGTGTGGCCCGATCTCTCGTCGCCGAGCGAGCGGCGCGGCCGTGGCGGTGCGCCGGTCCGTGGCATCCATCCTCACCGCCCTTCCGGCGTCTGCACTTCTCCCGTCAGCTTTCGCCCCTCCCTCGGCTCTCCGAGGGCAGAAGCTGCCGGGAGAGGGAGGGTCGGATGCCGCGATTCGCGACCGACCGCGGCGTGTCGTAGACTCTTCGGCGGTGACGTGTCCGAGCGGCCGAAGGTGCAACTCTCGAAAAGTTGTGTAGGGTAACCCCCTACCGTGGGTTCAAATCCCACCGTCACCGCCAGAGAACCCCCGTTTATCGGGGGTTTTCCTTTTTCGCTTGGGGCTCGTGCGAAGGAGTCGGGAAAGACTGAGGGCGGAACGCCCGGTTCAGCCTGGTCGGCAGTCTCGGACGCCACCGATGTCGAGCGCTTCGCCATCGCCGGGATCCGCGGAACTGCGCCGAACGGGTGGAGACTTCGGTGGAGCAGCCGCCATCCCGAAGTTCGACGCCCGCCCACCACCGAGTCCTACGGTGGGTGTCTCGCCCATCGTAGGGTGGTCCACTCGATGCAGGGTCGAGCCGACGTTCGCGCAGTCCCGGGGGACGCAGCCTCCTCCCGATGCCAGCCCGCCCCGCGAACAGGGATCGCGCGGAGAATCGCATCGAAGCGTTCGGCAACTGCCTACGTACCGGGATCATCGGATACTCGATGAACCTCCGAATCAGTCCCGTGCCGAGATCGCCGCCGCTCTCGGGGTGCCCTCGCCGACCGTCTTCAACGCGTTGGAGAAACTGTTGGATGCTGGGCTGCAGCGTGACGCTACAAGGCGCCTCAGTCCGGCTACCGACAATCCCGCCCGGCCGGGGGGGGGGGGGGGGCTTGAGCGCTTCAGTAGTTGAATGAGAACGTGTTGCCGAGAGAGTGTTGGCTGATCGCGTTCTTGATGAGGATCATCGCCCAGAGTCCTTCGGCCGTGGATTCTCCTCCCGCGTCACCCTTTCGGACGGGGACTCCGCTGCTGACGTTGATTTCGTCGAGCACCGCTCCCCGCCCGTCGAAAGGCAGCGGCCCAGCGTTGGCCGCGTACATCGGCAAGAGTGCGGAGTTGTTGCCGATGAACCACGTGCCGACGATCTTCGCGTAGCCGAGGTACTCCGCCTTCTTTGCCGCTTTGTTGGAGCGAGCTGATTGGTCCCAGGCCATCGCCAGTTCGAGCAAGCCGGCGACGATCGAAGAGTCCTGATAGACCGACTGGCTTGAGTTCGTGTGGAACTGTGCCGCCCACCCGGAGATCGATGTGATTCGTTCTTTGGTTCGCGCGTAGTTGTTCGATGCGTCCCGGTAGTGGTAGGCCTCATTGCCGTAGAAGGTGTCGGCCGAGTAGCTGATGATGTCGAGGAAACCATCGAGCACCGCGGCGGATTGCCCGATGTCGCGCTTCAGACGATACGCCTTGGAGAGGGCGTAGATCTGGAGTTGACCCCAGGCCTGCCAGTCCCCCGTTGCGGGGTCGTCGACGAAGATCCCGTTTCGCCAGTCAGTGCTCGTGAATTGCCGAGCGGTAATGGCGTTGATTCCCTCGTCGATCTTGCTGTAGATCACGCTTTGGGGCGTCGGGTCGTCATGGGGCGATGCCGTCCCGCCGGCGTTGGCGCCTGTCTGAGGCAGCTGGGGTGTGTACGTTCCCCAACCGCCGCCGATCCAGACTGCGCGGAAGTACTCGCAGAGCCCGACGAGGAAGTTCGCCGCGAGTCGATTGTCCAGCGTCGTCAGGGAGTACTGGCAGACGTTGCGCAATACACGGTTGATGTGGTTCTCAATAAACTTCCCGAAGAACATCTCGTCGGTCGACCACGAACCGTTGACTGTCTTCCTTTTCTGCAGCATCTGGAGGCCCAGCGCGAGCGCCCACAGCTGCCGAGCGTCGTCGCCACCGAGGTTGAGCGTACTAGTGGTCCAATCCTTCTTGATGTTGTTCAGGTAGCCAGATGGACCACCGGTCGCGCCGCCGTACACGGGGCCGTTGTACACCGGAGCGACGTCCGCCCCGTTCGTAGCCTGGAGGTCGTCCATCGCGATCGTGTACTTCGGGTGCGGAATGAAGGGATCGGCCCGAACAGGCTGGCCCCCGCTTGTGATGATGTGCGTGGGGTCAGAGTCGAACTGCATCCAGGCGGCCTTCGAGCCGCCGGGACCGAGCGGGGGGTACTGCGTGCGACGTACGAACTCGCTTCGGTACATGTAGTGCTTGTCCTGAGACTGCATCGGGTCCCATGCGAACATGGCAGGGGCATCGAGCCACGCGAAGTTGTAAACCTTGCCTTCAGTTGTGGTCATGTAACAGGTGAAGGTCAGGACGGCGCGCGCGGTCTGGAATGAACTCTCTGTCCCGTTCAAGAGATAGTCCGTAGCGAGCGCGATTGCGGTGCGTGCGGAGTCGTCGACACATGTGGCGCCTTCGGCCAGGTCTTGGTAGGGGTTCCATCCGTTGGTCCGCCAGTCGCCACCCTTCTCGGTCGCGTACAGCGTCATCGCCTTCATCGGCCAACTGTCGACGGCGGCGAATCCGCCGGCGCCGAGAACTGTGTCGTAGAACGACGGGGTCGGCCATGTCACCCCATGCTTGTCCGTGCGTTGCCCGGCGCCCGTGCCGGCCTCGTATCTGAAACCAGTGACAGTCGGCCCGATCTTGGTGTGCACCGGTTGCAGTTGCCAGTTCATGTGGTCGAACGTGATGGGGAACTGATTGAAATCCACGGTCACCGTCGTCGCGCGGGCCGCGAGAGGACGATCGAGTGCGAACGCGCTGAGTGCGCCGAGCCCGACTCCCGCCGCTGCGGCCTGCAGAAAAGACCGACGCGGAATGCCATTATTCGAACAACGTTGTTTGCGCATGCGACGCATTGTGTAGGACGCTCCACGTTGCCGTCAAGAGTTCGTTGCGAGCTGAGAGCGTCGACTGCAGACGGCTCGAGTCTGTCGCCGGGAATTGCAGGATTGGCGCCTCGCTGGGTACCTTTGCGCGGCAGATCGACTGACTGCCGCTGCCGAACCTAAGTCGCTACCTTCTGGCATCCTGAACGAGTCGCCGATGATCGCTCCCGGCGCGAACGGGGATGGGTGGGGAATGAGTAGTCGACCGACGATGAACGATGTTGCAAGGGAAGCTGGTGTTGCCCTAAAGACTGTGTCCCGCTTCGTGAACGGCGAGACAAACATCGACCCTCTCCTGGGAGACCGGATCGCCTCCGCGATCGCGCGATTGGGGTACCGGCGAAACCTCTCGGCCGCCAGCATTCGTCCCGGGTGGAGCAGCAAGACGATCGGCCTGGTCATCAGCGACCTCGCGAACCCCTACTATGCGAATCTCGCACGTGGCGTCGAAAGAGTCGCAGCCGCGGCCGGCTACATGGTCATGACGAGCAGCTCCGAGGAGCGCGGCTCGCTTCACGATCGGGTCGTGGATCGGATGCTTGACCAGCGTGTTGACGGTCTGATCGTCGTGCCACCACGGGAAACCGCCAGGGACTGGAGCCTGTTTCCGCCGCCGATTCCTCCATTGGTCTTCGTAGACCGCCCCAACGAGTTTCGCGGCGGTCACGTGATACTCGCTGACAACAGGGGTGGGGCGAAACGCGCGGTCGGTCAGCTGATCCAGGGTGGTGCGCAGAGGATTGCGTTCCTCGGCGACTCGCTGGACATCTATACGATACGCGAGCGGCACGCCGGGTACCTGGACGCGCTTGATGGTGCGGGTGTTGCCTTCGACCCACATCTGAGCGTCGACGTGGCGCACACGGCGGCAGATGCCGCGCGGTCGGCGACCGCTTTGCTGTCCGGGGGGAAGGTGGACGCGATCTTCGCCGCGAACAACCGATCGACCTTTGGCGTCCTCCGAGCGATGCGCGACGGAGCGCCGTCCGCGGCGCTCATCGGCTTCGATGACTTCGAGGGTGCTGATCTCATGCAGCCCGGGGTCTCGGTCGTCGGTCAGAACGTCACGGAGATGGGCGAGCTTGCGGCAACAATCGTCCTCGCAGCGATTGCGGGCGAGTCGAAGTATCCGCGCGTGACCACGCTGGACACCGTTCTCATGCTGAGGGGATCTGAGATCGTCAACGCGTGACCGGCTTGGCACTTGCGGATCCCAAGTGAGATCGCTACGTTGAGACAACGTTGTTCCCGAATTGGTCTTTCAACGACGACCGCACCGCCGATCTCAGATCGGGTTATCAAAGGAGATAAATTGCGCACCAAGAAGATCGTTCTCCCGGCGATCGTCTGTTCGGCAGTTCTGGCCCTCAGCGCCTGCGCTGGCGGCGGCACTGCCACGACGACGCCGGATGCGGAAGGGCCTCAGGCCAGTCGTGGCGACATCGACATCTGGTACTCCAACAACGGGTCCGAGATCGAGTGGGCCACGGCGATGATCGAGGCATGGAACGCCGAACACCCTGACGAGCAGATCACTGGTCAGGAGATTCCCGCCGGCTCCAGCAGCGAGGAAGTCATCACGGCAGCCATCACCGCCGGGACGACGCCCTGCCTCGTCTTCAACAACTATCCCGCGGCGACCGGTCAGTTCCAGCGCCAGGGAGGCCTGGTCAACCTGTCCGAGTTCGAAGACGGCGAGGAGTACATCGTGTCCCGCACAGGGGACATTGCTGAGCAGTATCGCTCTCCGGACGGCAGCTTCTATCAGATGCCGTGGAAGTCGAACCCCGTCATGATCTTCTACAACAAGGACCTCTTCACGGCGGCGGGTCTTGACGCGGAGAATCCCGCCCTGTCCACATACGACGAGTTCCTCGACACGGCGCGGCGGCTCGTCTCCAGCGGGGCGGCGGAGTTCGCCATCCACCCCTCACCCACCAGTGAGTTCTTCCAGCCTGGCTTTGACTTCATTCCGCTGTTCGCCGCCGCCACCGAGGGCCAGCAGATCGTCGAGAACGGCACCGCAACGTTCAACAACGAGGCGGGCCTGGAGGTCGCCGACTTCTGGAGCACGATCTACGCCGAAGGGCTCGCAGGCAAGGAGCCCCCGCAGAGCGACCTGTTCGTCGACGGGAAGGCCGCCATGGCAATCGTCGGCCCGTGGGCGATCGGCTACTACGGAGCGTCCATCGCGAACTGGGGCGCCGTCCCGGTCCCGACCGCCGATGGTCTGCCGGCCGACCAGGTGTACACCTACAGCGACTCCAAGTCGATCGGCATGTACTCCAACTGCGAGAACCAGGCAACTGCCTGGGATGTCCTGAAGTTCGCGACAGGTGAAGAGCAGGACGGGCAGCTCCTCGAGATCGCCGGTCAGATGCCCATGCGTGAGGACCTCAGCGGCACCTACCCCGAGTACTTCGAGGCCAACCCCGCGTACCTGCAGTTCGGTGACGCCGCCTCTCGCACGGTCGAGAACCCCAGCTACATCGAAACGATCGCGATCATGCAGGCTCTGCGCGACGCCTACACCTCAGCGGTGATCGCGGGAGATGAGGACGTGAAGGACGCGTTCGACACCGCGGCGACCGAAGCCAACGAACTCGCGGCGGAAGGATAGCCTCGGGCGATGACACGCCTTGCACCCTCTGTGGGGGGACCGGTCGGTCCCTCCACAGGGGTGCCGTCCCGCAGGACTCCCTCGCGCCGAACACGCAGCCACACCGGCCGCAGTCCGGTCGGCGCCCTGCTCGCGGCACCCGTTCTTATTTTCATCGTCGTCATCATCGCTTACCCACTCGGGTTCGCGATCTATATGTCGCTCTTCGACTACTTCTTCGCCGCACCTGGCGTCGTCGTCGATCGACCGTTCGTCGGGTTGGCCAACTACGTCGACGTGTTGACTGATCCGAGCGTCCAGCAATCGTTCCTGAACGTCGTCGTCTTCCTGGTCATCAACGTCCCCCTCACCGTGACGCTCGGCCTGCTCCTTGCGACAGCGCTGGACCGAGTCATCAGACTTCGCACCTTCCTGAGGGTCAGCTACTACATCCCCTACGTCACCGCCAGTGTCTCCCTGGTCGGAGTGTGGTTGTTCCTCTTCAGTGGCAACGGACTTGTCAACAATCTCCTCGGACCCCTCGCCCCATCTCCGTCGTGGCTCGTCAACCCCTACCTCGCCATGCCCACCATCGCGCTGTTCGTCACCTGGAAGCAGCTAGGGTTCTACGTTCTCCTTTACCTCGCCGCGCTCCAGAACGTTCCTCGTGAGCTTCACGAATCCGCTTCCGTCGATGGCGCTGGCCCTGTTCGCGCGTTCTTTACCGTGACCGTCCCCGGCGTCCGCCCGGCCACCGTCCTCGTTGTGATCCTCACCACCGTCATCGGCGCGAACCTCTTTACAGAGCCCTACCTTCTCACCGGGGGCGGTGGTCCGAACGGCGCGTCCGCCTCGCCCGTCCTCTTGATGTACCAAGAAGGGATCCAGCAGGGGCACCCGGGTTTCGCTGCCGCGCTCGGAGTGATTCTGATGATCGGGGTTCTGGTGATCGCGCTCGTCCAGAAGCGACTGGTCGGGGGGAGTGAGGAGTGAACACGCTCAACAAGACACAGCTGGTGCTGCGCTACGGGGTGTTGTTCGCAGGAGCACTCGTATTCCTGTTCCCCTTTTACTACATGGTCGTCGGCTCTCTTCAGACCGCACCCGACACGTCGCTGGCTGGAGCCTTCCCCGACCCCGCCAATCTCTCCCTCGACAATTACGTCGCGATCAACGAACGCATCAACCTGTGGTCCGGACTCGTCAACTCCGGGATCTTCACCGGCGGGGTGGTGCTCACCAGCGTCGTCTTCGGGAGCCTAGCCGGGTACTCCCTCGCAATCCTCCGCTGGCGGGGGAGAGGGTTCACCTTCGGGCTGGTGCTCCTCGTCCAGGTCATTCCGTTCCAGCTGCTGATGATCCCCCTCTATGTCCTCATCGCCCGCGACTATGGCCTTGCCGATACATACCTCGGGATGATCCTGCCGTTCGCTGTGAACGCGACTGTCGTCATCGTGTTCCGCCAGTACTTCCTTCAACTCCCCAAGGAATTGTTCGACGCAGCCCGAATCGACGGTGCGGGAGAGTTGAAGATTCTGACCAAGGTCGCGTTGCCCTTGATCAGGCCCGCGCTGGTGACAGCCGTTCTGATGACGTTCATCGGCCCGTGGAACGAGTTCCTCTGGCCGTTCCTCATCACAAAGGACGCGTCGATGCAGCCTCTCGCCGTCTCCCTCGCCAACTACGCGGAGACCGTCGCCGCAGCCACTGCCAACCCGCTCGGGGCAATCCTCGCGGGTGCCGTCGTCCTCGCCGCACCCGCGGTCGGGCTGTTCATCGTCTTCCAGCGCTACTTCGTTTCGACGGGGCTCGGCTCCGCCGTGAAGGGATAACCACTCATGCATGCCTTGACCCCCGCCCGCCTGCGAGACGCGTACGAGGAGGCGCTGAAGTTCGATCATCCCCTTACCTCGCACATCACCACCGACCAGTTCTCTCGCTCCTATCCGCGGACGCCCGAGTGGGTCGTGGGGCCATTCCAGCGGGACGACGCCCTCACATTCAGGCAAGCCTCGGAGTGGCCGGACCCGGCGGACATCGGATGGCGAAACGGATTCGTATTCAACCCCTCGATCCTCAACGCCGACGGTGAGCTCCATCTCTTCTACCGTGCATCGCCGAGGAAAGAGTCGATGAGCAGCCGAATCGGGCACGCGGTCTACACCCGCTCCGCTGGCTGGATCGATGACCCCGCCAACCCGGTGGTGATCTCGACCTTCGACAATGAAGGGCTGAGTGTCGAGGACCCCAAGGTCTACCGACGCCACGACGGTCTGTATGTCATGTTCTACAACGGCATCTGGGCGACCGATGGTGCGGACGAGCTGACGCGGTATCCGTCGCCCGGATACCCATTGGATGAGGTCGGGTGCGACATCATGGTCGCCACCAGCGCTGACCTACAGAGCTGGACGAAGCACGGTCTCGCGGTCCCTTATGAGATCTCCCGTGGTTGGGCCAAGGGTGCCGTCATTCCCCGTTCGCCTCGGGGCGACGCCGTACGCGTCGGCGGCGAGTACATCATGTATCTCTCGGAGGGGTGCAATGGCACGATGACCGTGGGCCGATCCACAGATCTGTTGACGTGGGAGTTTCGCGCTGAGCCCTACCTGGACCTGACCGCGTGGGGCGGGTCACTGTTCGAGGTAGCCACGGCGGTCGTCCGCGACGACGACAGCGACATCGTCCTCGACTTCTTCTACAACGACGCCGACGGTCAGTTTGCGGCAGGTCAGGCCCGGTACTCCCGAAGAGATCCGTTCCGGCAGCGGGAACTGAACAAGGGGGGCGCGCTCGCCTGGGGTGGGTTCGCAGAATGGGACGGCGCCCTGTACTTCGCGCAG encodes the following:
- a CDS encoding sugar ABC transporter permease, translating into MTRLAPSVGGPVGPSTGVPSRRTPSRRTRSHTGRSPVGALLAAPVLIFIVVIIAYPLGFAIYMSLFDYFFAAPGVVVDRPFVGLANYVDVLTDPSVQQSFLNVVVFLVINVPLTVTLGLLLATALDRVIRLRTFLRVSYYIPYVTASVSLVGVWLFLFSGNGLVNNLLGPLAPSPSWLVNPYLAMPTIALFVTWKQLGFYVLLYLAALQNVPRELHESASVDGAGPVRAFFTVTVPGVRPATVLVVILTTVIGANLFTEPYLLTGGGGPNGASASPVLLMYQEGIQQGHPGFAAALGVILMIGVLVIALVQKRLVGGSEE
- a CDS encoding LacI family DNA-binding transcriptional regulator gives rise to the protein MIAPGANGDGWGMSSRPTMNDVAREAGVALKTVSRFVNGETNIDPLLGDRIASAIARLGYRRNLSAASIRPGWSSKTIGLVISDLANPYYANLARGVERVAAAAGYMVMTSSSEERGSLHDRVVDRMLDQRVDGLIVVPPRETARDWSLFPPPIPPLVFVDRPNEFRGGHVILADNRGGAKRAVGQLIQGGAQRIAFLGDSLDIYTIRERHAGYLDALDGAGVAFDPHLSVDVAHTAADAARSATALLSGGKVDAIFAANNRSTFGVLRAMRDGAPSAALIGFDDFEGADLMQPGVSVVGQNVTEMGELAATIVLAAIAGESKYPRVTTLDTVLMLRGSEIVNA
- a CDS encoding carbohydrate ABC transporter permease, producing MNTLNKTQLVLRYGVLFAGALVFLFPFYYMVVGSLQTAPDTSLAGAFPDPANLSLDNYVAINERINLWSGLVNSGIFTGGVVLTSVVFGSLAGYSLAILRWRGRGFTFGLVLLVQVIPFQLLMIPLYVLIARDYGLADTYLGMILPFAVNATVVIVFRQYFLQLPKELFDAARIDGAGELKILTKVALPLIRPALVTAVLMTFIGPWNEFLWPFLITKDASMQPLAVSLANYAETVAAATANPLGAILAGAVVLAAPAVGLFIVFQRYFVSTGLGSAVKG
- a CDS encoding extracellular solute-binding protein; this translates as MRTKKIVLPAIVCSAVLALSACAGGGTATTTPDAEGPQASRGDIDIWYSNNGSEIEWATAMIEAWNAEHPDEQITGQEIPAGSSSEEVITAAITAGTTPCLVFNNYPAATGQFQRQGGLVNLSEFEDGEEYIVSRTGDIAEQYRSPDGSFYQMPWKSNPVMIFYNKDLFTAAGLDAENPALSTYDEFLDTARRLVSSGAAEFAIHPSPTSEFFQPGFDFIPLFAAATEGQQIVENGTATFNNEAGLEVADFWSTIYAEGLAGKEPPQSDLFVDGKAAMAIVGPWAIGYYGASIANWGAVPVPTADGLPADQVYTYSDSKSIGMYSNCENQATAWDVLKFATGEEQDGQLLEIAGQMPMREDLSGTYPEYFEANPAYLQFGDAASRTVENPSYIETIAIMQALRDAYTSAVIAGDEDVKDAFDTAATEANELAAEG